From one Chryseobacterium sp. 3008163 genomic stretch:
- a CDS encoding 3-oxoacyl-ACP synthase III family protein — translation MIKSTIKGIGFHVPDHVVTNDDLAKLMTTNDEWITERTGIKERRHRINRNDTQETTAFLGFKASEKALQHAGLTAKDIDYIVFATLSPDYYFPGCGVLLQDMLGCDTIGALDVRNQCSGFVYAMSVANAFIKSGTYKNILVVGAEIHSFGLDFSDEGRGVSVIFGDGAGAIVLSATEDENAGDILAMNMHSEGKYADELCTQFPGSKYGWSDRMRKEPENVTDKEVYPIMNGNFVFKHAVTRFPETMQEALDKAGKTIEDLDMFIPHQANLRIAQFVQQKFGLPDEKIHNNIQKYGNTTAASIPIALSEAIELGKVKRGDLVLLSAFGSGFTWGSVLFQY, via the coding sequence ATGATTAAAAGTACAATAAAAGGAATCGGATTTCATGTTCCGGATCACGTTGTCACCAATGATGATTTAGCCAAATTAATGACCACAAATGATGAGTGGATTACAGAAAGAACTGGCATCAAAGAACGCAGACACAGAATCAACAGAAATGATACGCAGGAAACTACAGCATTTCTTGGTTTTAAAGCTTCTGAAAAAGCACTTCAACATGCTGGCTTAACGGCAAAAGATATTGATTATATTGTTTTTGCAACGCTTTCACCGGATTATTATTTTCCTGGTTGTGGCGTTTTGCTGCAGGATATGTTGGGTTGCGATACGATCGGTGCTTTGGATGTGAGAAATCAGTGTTCAGGTTTTGTCTATGCGATGAGTGTTGCCAATGCTTTTATTAAATCCGGTACTTATAAAAATATTTTGGTTGTAGGCGCAGAAATTCATTCTTTCGGACTCGATTTTTCTGATGAAGGAAGAGGAGTTTCTGTAATTTTCGGGGATGGGGCAGGAGCGATTGTACTTTCGGCAACTGAAGACGAAAATGCAGGTGATATTTTAGCCATGAATATGCATTCTGAAGGAAAATATGCTGATGAATTGTGTACGCAGTTTCCGGGTTCAAAATACGGCTGGAGCGACAGAATGAGAAAGGAGCCTGAAAATGTAACTGACAAAGAAGTTTATCCAATCATGAACGGAAATTTTGTTTTCAAACATGCGGTAACAAGATTCCCTGAAACTATGCAGGAAGCTTTAGATAAAGCAGGAAAAACGATTGAAGATTTAGATATGTTTATTCCGCATCAGGCGAATTTGAGAATTGCTCAGTTTGTACAGCAAAAATTTGGTTTACCGGACGAAAAAATTCACAACAACATCCAAAAATACGGAAATACGACCGCTGCTTCTATTCCGATTGCTTTGAGTGAAGCGATAGAATTGGGGAAAGTTAAAAGAGGAGATTTAGTACTTCTTTCAGCTTTTGGAAGTGGATTTACTTGGGGAAGTGTTTTATTTCAATACTAA
- a CDS encoding CorA family divalent cation transporter, whose translation MPINTIYRDSGCEWIDVEAPTDEDMKYLHERYEINNLLLEDTLDPNHLPKYEEDGNVKFFLLRESTELERKNLNTISDISTKIGIFLLEKTIITVHRMKAKSIAETKKELTESSNHVHPHKIALMISLVIMKTFDDEAISLFETMDNIENEIFLKNTNHTNQIRRLYKLKRKSGLNSRVLTISNDAIDKFKLLKLEDSEVVDLKDKQKDVVADFDHLNIQITNLISMFLALSDQKANQVMKVLAIYSVYFLPITFIAGLYGMNFDNMPELHTKHGYFYTLGLMGVIVICTFIYARRKQW comes from the coding sequence ATGCCTATCAATACAATTTACAGAGATTCGGGATGCGAATGGATAGACGTAGAAGCACCTACGGACGAAGATATGAAGTACCTTCATGAAAGATATGAGATCAATAATCTCCTTTTGGAAGACACTTTAGATCCCAATCACTTACCCAAATATGAAGAAGACGGAAACGTGAAATTCTTCCTTCTTCGGGAAAGCACCGAGCTCGAACGGAAAAACCTAAACACCATCAGTGATATCAGTACCAAAATCGGAATTTTCCTTTTAGAAAAAACCATTATCACGGTACACAGAATGAAGGCAAAAAGTATTGCTGAAACCAAGAAAGAGCTTACAGAAAGTTCGAATCATGTACATCCTCATAAAATTGCCCTGATGATTTCGTTGGTCATTATGAAAACCTTTGATGATGAAGCCATCAGCCTTTTTGAAACGATGGACAATATTGAAAATGAAATTTTTCTTAAAAATACAAACCACACCAATCAAATCAGGAGGCTCTATAAATTGAAAAGAAAATCAGGATTAAATTCAAGAGTTTTAACCATATCAAATGACGCAATTGATAAGTTTAAATTGTTGAAACTGGAAGATTCTGAAGTGGTCGATTTGAAGGATAAACAAAAAGATGTCGTTGCCGATTTTGATCATTTAAATATTCAGATTACTAACTTAATTTCGATGTTTTTGGCATTGTCTGATCAGAAAGCGAATCAAGTGATGAAAGTTTTAGCGATTTACTCAGTGTACTTTTTACCGATCACTTTTATTGCCGGATTATATGGAATGAACTTCGATAATATGCCTGAACTTCATACCAAGCACGGATATTTTTACACTTTGGGATTAATGGGGGTGATTGTGATTTGTACGTTTATTTATGCGAGGAGAAAACAGTGGTAG
- a CDS encoding response regulator transcription factor, whose product MLDANEEFQWRLIQFPGYYFDENGIVESSWIMVTDISHLHIDNQAMITFFDGSNIENQYFKVMKDQTLKPLPIPKISKREHEILLLTSKGLNSPEVAEKLSISYHTVENHKRNLRIKTNTKTSAELISFAFKNNIF is encoded by the coding sequence ATGCTTGATGCCAACGAAGAATTTCAGTGGAGACTCATTCAGTTTCCAGGATATTATTTTGATGAAAATGGCATTGTAGAAAGCAGTTGGATTATGGTGACTGATATTTCTCATCTTCATATCGACAACCAGGCAATGATTACTTTTTTTGACGGAAGCAATATCGAAAACCAATACTTTAAAGTCATGAAAGATCAAACTTTAAAGCCACTCCCCATTCCAAAAATTTCAAAAAGAGAGCATGAAATTTTACTACTTACTTCCAAAGGTCTTAACTCGCCGGAAGTTGCAGAGAAACTTTCAATTTCTTATCACACTGTAGAAAATCACAAGAGAAATTTAAGAATAAAAACCAATACCAAAACCTCTGCAGAATTGATCTCTTTCGCTTTTAAAAACAATATTTTTTAG
- a CDS encoding OmpA family protein, with protein sequence MNIVFTEKTTKADNVWNTVIKRKEGVVFSVHPTSSLSKQGRSEVFVISEKKEILKNKVDISEFSNNNNTVRVQVWRQKNRFRMYIDGKKAWDLPSAFGDANYNQIIFFIGTYKNSTDKLFISNLRLAEAGEDKRHKLLETGNFTTNEILFDVNKAIIKPASFKILDELGKVLAENPSVHVSITGHTDNDGNDDANQKLSENRAKAVAQYFQTKYKISSSRLETYGKGESEPLNDNTSAEDKKQNRRVEFVVVQ encoded by the coding sequence TTGAATATTGTTTTCACAGAAAAAACGACCAAAGCAGACAATGTTTGGAATACCGTTATCAAAAGAAAAGAAGGTGTAGTTTTTAGTGTACATCCTACAAGTTCGCTTTCAAAACAAGGCAGAAGCGAGGTTTTTGTAATTTCTGAAAAGAAAGAAATTCTAAAAAACAAAGTTGACATTTCTGAATTTAGCAATAACAACAATACCGTTCGTGTACAAGTGTGGCGACAAAAAAACCGATTCAGAATGTATATCGATGGTAAAAAAGCGTGGGATTTACCGTCTGCATTCGGAGATGCCAATTACAATCAAATCATCTTTTTTATCGGAACGTACAAAAATTCTACAGACAAACTTTTCATTTCTAACTTAAGATTAGCAGAAGCGGGCGAAGACAAACGCCATAAATTATTAGAAACAGGAAATTTCACGACCAACGAAATTTTATTTGATGTCAATAAAGCCATTATAAAACCCGCAAGTTTTAAAATTTTAGATGAATTAGGAAAAGTTCTTGCTGAAAATCCTTCCGTACATGTAAGTATTACAGGCCATACCGACAACGATGGTAATGATGATGCCAACCAAAAACTCTCTGAAAACCGAGCAAAAGCAGTTGCTCAATATTTTCAGACGAAATATAAAATCTCAAGTTCACGACTAGAAACCTACGGCAAAGGCGAATCTGAACCTTTGAACGACAATACTTCAGCAGAAGATAAAAAGCAAAACCGAAGAGTGGAGTTTGTTGTCGTTCAGTAA
- a CDS encoding patatin-like phospholipase family protein, translating into MKPEILQKILEDDVLSQESKEKLSALHENISTKEFSDILDAEGNQYIEFVQEGGGVWGSALVGYLYALEIFGIRFLKVAGTSAGAINTMLIAACKTKEEAKGEVIKDILFNWDFSDFMDGKPYVRTTIHAMLNNKNFIKINVIIISVVMLVLVALPFIISSETILNAKLLFLVPLIPIIIGFFCFKKFYSDFRKSNSGLNPGNVFLQQMTDVMNGFGIKTVAELNQKFIQKEDQMNLNYRYGNGMEFYTNALNGIEEIKMNNLEHIDETRYRIFFESAENNDYYKNNPFYQLKTEYIVITTDINAKIKVELPTMANLYWSEEELKHISPAEFVRASMSVPFFFEPMQKLINKDDDSVKYAWKFWMNTPKEDIYPVGIFIDGGTLSNFPIDLFHMNDIFYPRLPLFGVQLTSDSEILGEKGKTSEQILKTPLSYAGNIIGTLKGFNDKTFLTKYSFYNLYSIKTVNCGTSSWLNFFMKREEKEQLFNAGFFAALDFLNQFDWAKYKCERMMVAMKEKKILKEEDTKTVG; encoded by the coding sequence ATGAAACCCGAAATCCTTCAAAAAATCCTTGAGGACGACGTACTTTCTCAGGAATCAAAAGAGAAGCTTAGCGCTTTACACGAAAATATTTCGACCAAAGAATTTTCTGACATTCTCGATGCTGAAGGCAATCAGTATATTGAGTTTGTGCAGGAAGGCGGTGGCGTTTGGGGTAGTGCATTAGTAGGATATCTTTATGCTTTAGAAATCTTCGGAATCCGTTTTCTGAAAGTGGCAGGAACGAGTGCCGGAGCCATCAACACCATGCTTATCGCAGCTTGTAAAACAAAAGAAGAAGCGAAAGGTGAAGTCATTAAAGACATTCTATTCAATTGGGATTTTTCAGATTTTATGGATGGTAAACCGTATGTGAGAACGACCATTCATGCCATGCTCAACAATAAAAATTTCATTAAAATCAATGTGATTATTATTTCTGTAGTCATGCTGGTTCTTGTTGCACTGCCGTTTATTATTTCGTCTGAAACAATTCTTAATGCTAAACTTTTATTTTTAGTCCCGTTGATTCCTATTATCATTGGATTTTTCTGTTTTAAAAAGTTTTATAGTGATTTCAGGAAAAGCAATAGCGGATTGAATCCCGGAAATGTTTTTCTTCAACAAATGACCGATGTAATGAACGGATTCGGAATTAAAACCGTTGCAGAACTCAACCAAAAATTTATTCAGAAAGAAGATCAAATGAATCTCAATTACCGCTACGGAAACGGAATGGAGTTTTACACCAATGCCTTAAACGGAATTGAAGAAATCAAGATGAATAACCTCGAGCACATCGATGAAACCCGTTACAGAATATTCTTCGAGAGCGCCGAAAACAACGATTATTATAAAAACAATCCATTTTATCAGCTTAAAACAGAATATATTGTCATCACAACCGATATTAACGCAAAAATAAAAGTCGAATTACCGACAATGGCGAATCTCTATTGGTCGGAAGAAGAACTGAAACACATCAGTCCGGCTGAGTTTGTGCGCGCCTCGATGTCTGTGCCTTTCTTTTTTGAGCCGATGCAAAAGCTCATCAATAAAGACGATGATTCTGTAAAATATGCCTGGAAGTTCTGGATGAATACCCCAAAAGAAGATATTTATCCCGTCGGAATTTTCATCGATGGCGGTACACTTTCCAATTTCCCGATTGATCTTTTTCACATGAATGATATTTTTTATCCGAGACTTCCTTTGTTTGGAGTACAATTGACCAGCGATTCTGAAATCTTGGGCGAAAAAGGAAAAACAAGCGAACAAATCCTGAAAACTCCCCTCTCCTATGCCGGAAATATCATCGGAACTTTAAAAGGTTTCAACGACAAAACATTTCTGACCAAATACTCTTTCTACAATCTTTACAGCATCAAAACAGTGAACTGTGGAACAAGCAGCTGGCTTAATTTTTTTATGAAAAGAGAAGAAAAAGAACAACTCTTCAATGCCGGATTTTTTGCAGCATTAGATTTCCTCAATCAATTTGACTGGGCAAAATATAAGTGTGAAAGAATGATGGTCGCTATGAAGGAGAAAAAGATTTTGAAGGAGGAGGATACGAAGACAGTGGGGTGA
- a CDS encoding DUF2199 domain-containing protein — protein sequence MKYICECCGEEKEDWPAIAYNSPSPYMNLTNEEEKNSELGSDFCIIRYDDETCYFIRAVLVQNVIDGCQNLEYGVWVSLSEESFYEYVENYDNKDFTAVYFGWLANYLPDYDYDSIPTNVEVDNSLG from the coding sequence ATGAAATACATTTGCGAATGCTGCGGCGAAGAAAAAGAAGATTGGCCGGCAATAGCTTACAATTCTCCATCTCCATATATGAATCTTACTAATGAGGAAGAAAAAAATTCTGAATTGGGATCTGATTTTTGCATTATCAGATATGATGACGAAACTTGCTATTTTATAAGAGCTGTTTTAGTTCAAAATGTAATTGACGGTTGTCAAAACCTTGAATATGGAGTTTGGGTTTCTTTGAGTGAGGAAAGTTTTTATGAATATGTCGAAAATTACGATAACAAAGACTTTACTGCCGTGTACTTTGGATGGTTAGCCAATTATCTACCAGACTATGACTATGATTCAATCCCAACAAATGTGGAAGTTGACAATTCTTTGGGATGA
- a CDS encoding glyoxalase, which translates to MTTKLDLRENLNLPNSETTTSAEIFQNQTLRPVLKLQNDLYLSLFTNYALRQKADFSSLSTFKKQTFIEQSLQKDAVLKNTFIGMSIGMFTLEELELYQSDSKVFNKRIITMLIERLKSQMK; encoded by the coding sequence ATGACTACCAAATTAGATTTAAGAGAAAATTTAAACTTACCCAATTCAGAAACAACCACTTCCGCAGAAATATTTCAAAACCAAACCCTGCGCCCTGTTTTAAAACTACAGAACGATCTTTATCTGTCATTATTTACAAACTATGCATTGCGACAAAAAGCAGATTTTAGCTCATTATCGACTTTTAAAAAGCAAACGTTTATTGAACAAAGCCTGCAAAAAGATGCGGTTCTGAAAAACACGTTCATTGGGATGTCCATCGGAATGTTTACGTTAGAGGAATTGGAGCTTTATCAATCTGACAGCAAAGTTTTCAATAAAAGAATCATCACGATGCTGATCGAAAGATTGAAAAGCCAGATGAAATAA
- a CDS encoding MazG-like protein has translation MMEYNNLDKIIARSLAIREKYHELEIQQNGSEWTLEQDALAYLTDAGLVGRNVMSHEKTWSKKNSAEELEHKLGENIWWLIVLADRTGIDMKEALDKFLTKTENLFS, from the coding sequence ATGATGGAATACAATAATTTAGACAAAATTATAGCACGCTCACTGGCAATCAGAGAAAAATACCACGAGTTAGAAATTCAGCAAAATGGAAGTGAATGGACGCTTGAGCAAGATGCTTTGGCATATCTTACGGATGCAGGATTGGTTGGCAGAAATGTGATGTCTCATGAAAAAACGTGGTCAAAAAAGAATTCTGCGGAAGAGCTGGAGCATAAGTTGGGCGAAAATATCTGGTGGCTCATCGTTTTGGCAGACCGCACCGGAATTGATATGAAAGAAGCTTTAGATAAATTTTTAACAAAAACAGAAAACCTATTCTCATGA
- a CDS encoding TQO small subunit DoxD, with protein sequence MKNNMTNQPFDVAGLYTLPIRLVIGWTYFSAFWRRLILENKLIPDEAGYIGEKFNHFLPNALGIKPIIEYLVTHPDALQTSMISFTVIEGIVGLFIIFGLFTRLMALGVFGLAMGILLGSGWIGTTCLDEWQIGVLGIACGFTLFLTGSSSYSLDQYFNNKQYGFTQKKWFKWLGSGQFPMLNYKYFVLLGSLLIFGLTLFTNQYFHGGVFGTLHNKSVKPKIEISNIEMNQSQIKFEIYRTEGADVYGSFLIGIDLLNEKGKVIQSLNGAELSKFPKVNIHNHYVAKVKPGKHSLIIPLGAKADLSLDIKEALIQNEKISIIKLTDISGAEWTAKIE encoded by the coding sequence ATGAAAAACAATATGACCAATCAGCCCTTTGATGTGGCTGGTTTATATACTTTACCTATCCGTCTTGTCATTGGGTGGACCTACTTTTCAGCTTTTTGGCGCAGACTTATCCTCGAAAACAAACTGATACCGGATGAAGCCGGATATATCGGTGAAAAATTCAATCACTTTTTACCCAATGCTTTGGGAATAAAACCCATTATTGAGTATTTGGTAACTCATCCCGATGCGTTGCAAACCTCTATGATCAGTTTTACCGTTATCGAAGGTATTGTGGGATTATTTATTATTTTCGGCTTATTCACAAGATTAATGGCTTTAGGAGTTTTCGGTTTAGCAATGGGCATACTATTGGGCTCAGGATGGATCGGTACGACTTGCTTAGACGAATGGCAAATAGGGGTTTTAGGAATAGCGTGCGGATTTACCCTCTTTCTCACAGGAAGCAGTTCTTATTCTTTAGACCAATATTTTAACAATAAACAATACGGTTTTACGCAGAAAAAATGGTTTAAATGGTTAGGTTCCGGTCAATTTCCCATGTTAAATTATAAATATTTTGTACTTTTAGGCTCACTTCTTATTTTTGGACTCACCTTATTTACCAATCAATATTTTCATGGCGGTGTCTTTGGAACTTTGCATAATAAATCGGTAAAACCAAAGATTGAAATATCTAATATTGAGATGAATCAATCACAGATTAAATTTGAAATTTACAGAACGGAAGGCGCAGATGTCTATGGCTCTTTTCTTATCGGAATTGATTTACTCAACGAAAAAGGGAAAGTTATTCAATCATTGAACGGAGCAGAGCTTTCAAAATTTCCAAAAGTAAATATTCATAATCATTATGTGGCAAAAGTAAAGCCAGGAAAGCACAGTTTGATTATTCCATTAGGCGCAAAAGCAGATTTAAGTTTAGATATAAAAGAAGCTTTAATTCAAAATGAAAAGATTTCTATTATCAAATTAACTGATATCAGCGGCGCAGAATGGACAGCAAAAATTGAATAA